Proteins found in one Megalobrama amblycephala isolate DHTTF-2021 linkage group LG5, ASM1881202v1, whole genome shotgun sequence genomic segment:
- the rtraf gene encoding RNA transcription, translation and transport factor protein, which translates to MFRRKLSALEYHNPTGFDCKDETEFRNFIVWLEDQKIRHYKIEDRGNLRNIPSSDWPKHFEKYLQDVNCPFSVQERQETVDWLLGLAVRFEYGDNVEKYRNCKPVTEANDAQKSADPLINLDINNPDFKAGVSALTNLLKIQRHDDYLVMLKAIRILIQERLTPDAIAKASQAKEGLPVALDKHLLGFDTGDASLNEAARILRLLHIEELRELQTKINEAIVAVQAIIADPKTDHRLGKVGR; encoded by the exons ATGTTTCGCAGAAAGCTTTCAGCCTTAGAATATCACAACCCTACTGGATTTGACTGTAAAG ATGAAACGGAATTCAGAAATTTCATAGTTTGGCTGGAAGATCAAAAGATCAGACACTACAAAATTGAAGACCGTGGAAATCTCAGGAATATTCCCAGCTCAGACTGGCCTAAACATTTTGAAAAG TATCTTCAAGATGTGAACTGTCCATTCAGCGTCCAGGAAAGACAGGAGACCGTTGACTGGCTTCTGGGTCTTGCTGTTCGTTTTGAATATGGAGACAATG TCGAGAAATATCGAAACTGCAAACCTGTGACGGAGGCCAATGATGCTCAGAAGTCTGCAGACCCATTAATTAATCTGGACA TTAACAATCCAGATTTTAAGGCTGGTGTCTCGGCTCTTACAAATCTTCTCAAAATTCAGCGGCATGATGACTATTTGGTAATGCTTAAA GCCATTAGGATCCTTATACAGGAACGTCTGACCCCTGATGCTATCGCAAAGGCCAGTCAAGCAAAAGAG gGTTTACCAGTCGCTCTTGACAAGCATCTTTTAGGATTTGATACTGGAG ATGCGTCTTTGAACGAAGCGGCCAGGATTCTCCGCTTGCTTCACATCGAGGAGCTCAGAGAGTTACAAACCAAGATCAACGAAGCTATCGTGGCAGTTCAGGCCATCATCGCCGACCCCAAGACTGATCACCGCCTCGGAAAGGTGGGCAGATAA